In Elusimicrobiaceae bacterium, a single window of DNA contains:
- a CDS encoding carbamate kinase has protein sequence MKKVLRIFAFGGNEVSPTGITDPKTGKSLVPDIAMQWQKTADTTRLVADILEKHPRDLFVLTHGNGPQVGNILLRSEHSRSILHPIPLDICGADTQGAMAYMLAQLNSELAVRGIAKKAAGLVTQVVVNKDDPGFQNPTKYVGPAYSRQEAEDRRDKNGWAVKCYKKNDKGEEVWRKVVPSPDPVDIVEIEAVEALLDAGLVPITVGGGGIPVVETECQNGEYRTNYDIVFKGREGAKVYRGVEAVIDKDLASALLGVMLLKRARARGSELDVSLTVFTGEDGAKLNYQKPDQIDLRRLTVKEAQDLYDKGNFPAGSMGPKIKAALEFVKNGGSVAYISKTELFEETLRGKAGTTIVP, from the coding sequence CTCGTGCCGGATATCGCCATGCAGTGGCAGAAAACGGCCGACACCACCAGACTGGTCGCCGATATTCTGGAAAAACATCCCCGCGATCTGTTTGTGCTTACGCACGGCAACGGCCCGCAGGTGGGGAATATTCTGCTGCGGTCGGAGCATTCCCGTTCGATCCTGCACCCCATTCCGCTTGATATCTGCGGTGCGGATACCCAGGGCGCGATGGCGTATATGCTGGCCCAGCTTAACAGCGAACTGGCGGTGCGGGGAATAGCGAAAAAGGCCGCCGGGCTGGTTACTCAGGTTGTGGTGAACAAAGACGATCCCGGTTTTCAGAACCCCACCAAATACGTCGGCCCGGCTTACAGCCGACAGGAAGCCGAGGACCGGCGCGACAAAAACGGCTGGGCGGTGAAGTGTTACAAGAAAAACGATAAAGGCGAGGAAGTGTGGCGCAAAGTTGTGCCCTCGCCGGATCCGGTTGATATAGTGGAAATTGAAGCTGTGGAAGCCCTGCTTGACGCGGGCCTGGTGCCTATCACCGTGGGCGGCGGCGGAATCCCCGTCGTGGAAACCGAGTGCCAAAACGGCGAATACCGCACCAATTACGATATAGTGTTCAAAGGCAGAGAAGGCGCGAAAGTGTACCGCGGGGTGGAGGCGGTTATTGACAAGGACCTTGCGTCGGCCCTGCTGGGCGTGATGCTGTTAAAACGCGCCAGAGCGCGCGGCAGTGAGCTGGATGTCAGCCTGACGGTTTTTACCGGCGAGGACGGCGCTAAGCTCAATTACCAGAAACCCGACCAGATAGACCTGCGCAGGCTTACCGTCAAAGAGGCGCAGGATCTTTATGACAAAGGCAATTTCCCCGCCGGTTCGATGGGCCCCAAGATCAAGGCGGCGCTCGAGTTTGTCAAAAACGGCGGCAGCGTGGCTTATATCTCCAAGACCGAGCTTTTTGAGGAAACCCTCCGGGGCAAAGCCGGCACCACGATAGTGCCATAA